From the Pedobacter cryoconitis genome, one window contains:
- a CDS encoding DinB family protein, which translates to MELLTEELKKLLISGGAHVSVKDAIADIPFELLGERPYGLPYSIWQLVEHIRIAQWDMLEFSKDGNHKSPKWPDEYWPKENAPADKNSWDKTVKQIDDDLKAFIELVEQRDLYEPIPHGSGQNILREALQIADHNAYHTAEIIVIRRLLGIWK; encoded by the coding sequence ATGGAACTCTTAACTGAAGAACTAAAAAAACTATTAATCAGCGGCGGTGCCCATGTGAGTGTAAAAGATGCTATAGCAGATATTCCTTTTGAACTGCTTGGCGAAAGGCCATATGGTTTACCTTATAGTATCTGGCAGCTTGTTGAACATATCAGAATTGCCCAGTGGGATATGCTGGAATTTAGTAAAGACGGCAACCATAAATCGCCAAAGTGGCCCGATGAATATTGGCCAAAAGAAAATGCTCCGGCAGATAAAAATAGTTGGGATAAAACTGTGAAACAGATTGATGATGATTTAAAAGCATTTATTGAATTGGTTGAGCAGCGGGATCTATATGAACCTATTCCGCATGGAAGTGGACAAAACATTTTGAGGGAAGCGCTTCAAATTGCCGATCATAATGCCTATCATACTGCTGAAATTATAGTCATCAGGCGTTTATTGGGTATCTGGAAATAA
- a CDS encoding serine hydrolase domain-containing protein has protein sequence MNKVSLVIMDCSIFLLANSMSLLRLIRMKKWKQLIIGSTLLCVCTQIAHGQSRFDSLTTSLAQIVKKESLTGMSVVLVDSKKIIYEQNFGYADVAKKTKYSAQTIQVIGSVSKTFLAIALMKAVESGYFNLETKINDILPFKVINPSYPTAGITVRELSNHSSSILDNPAIFPDTYQFDEGFAAYDVSAYKVLQDMGYHKKVNSSSLKAFLQDYLSGDGKYYNTGNFADSEPGSSSHYSNIGSALAAYLIEVKSGMTYAEFTEKYILKPLKMQNSSWFLNTQKLAQYARHYYDLETSFPFYECITYPDGGLRTNTTDLSKYLIALINDYHGNQSLLSKESYQTMFTPQFSKDNPPKGISLANRNKGIFWNLYTNGTIGHDGDDPGVSSFLFFNPATRQGGVFLCDRYLADKSEIIALLAKYTNDIYK, from the coding sequence ATGAATAAAGTTTCTTTAGTCATTATGGATTGTAGTATCTTCCTGCTGGCCAATTCTATGAGCCTGCTAAGATTGATCAGGATGAAAAAATGGAAACAGTTGATTATTGGAAGCACATTGCTTTGCGTTTGCACACAGATTGCTCATGGGCAGTCCAGATTTGATTCGCTTACCACATCACTAGCTCAAATAGTTAAAAAAGAAAGTTTAACTGGTATGTCTGTTGTATTGGTTGATTCAAAGAAAATCATATACGAACAGAATTTTGGCTATGCTGATGTGGCAAAAAAAACCAAATACTCAGCGCAAACTATACAGGTTATTGGCTCTGTAAGTAAAACTTTTCTTGCGATTGCCTTAATGAAAGCAGTGGAGTCAGGCTATTTCAACTTAGAAACCAAGATCAACGACATACTCCCTTTCAAAGTAATAAACCCCAGTTATCCAACGGCCGGTATTACGGTAAGAGAATTGAGTAACCATAGTTCCAGCATCCTTGATAATCCTGCAATTTTCCCTGATACCTACCAATTTGATGAAGGATTTGCTGCATATGATGTTTCGGCATATAAAGTATTACAAGATATGGGCTATCACAAAAAGGTTAACAGCTCGTCACTCAAAGCATTTTTACAGGACTACCTTTCGGGTGATGGAAAATATTATAACACGGGCAACTTTGCTGACAGCGAACCGGGTAGTTCGTCTCATTACAGCAATATTGGATCTGCCCTGGCGGCTTACCTTATTGAAGTCAAATCAGGCATGACTTACGCTGAGTTTACAGAAAAATATATCTTAAAACCACTTAAAATGCAAAATTCCAGTTGGTTTTTAAATACTCAGAAGTTAGCTCAATATGCCAGACACTATTATGATCTGGAAACGTCATTCCCATTTTATGAATGTATCACCTATCCCGATGGTGGGCTCAGAACAAACACAACCGACCTGAGCAAATATCTGATAGCCCTGATTAATGATTATCATGGCAATCAAAGCCTTTTAAGCAAAGAGTCATACCAAACGATGTTCACACCACAATTTTCAAAAGACAACCCGCCTAAAGGAATTAGTTTGGCTAACCGGAATAAAGGTATATTCTGGAACCTTTATACGAACGGTACTATTGGCCATGATGGAGATGATCCTGGAGTAAGTTCTTTCCTTTTCTTCAATCCTGCAACACGCCAGGGCGGCGTATTTTTGTGTGACCGGTATTTAGCTGATAAATCAGAAATCATCGCTTTACTTGCAAAGTATACTAATGATATTTACAAGTAA
- a CDS encoding winged helix-turn-helix transcriptional regulator, whose amino-acid sequence MSSKLKSGTSNANNLVVLSCKCEVNEVLRSISTRWKMQILHSIARDTRQFSLLKNAFPSLSDQMLGKRLSELVADQLIDKVVVEEKAPMKIIYTPTVKGMELLQIIDDLHHWGLKW is encoded by the coding sequence ATGTCAAGTAAACTAAAATCCGGAACATCGAATGCCAATAATCTGGTGGTATTAAGCTGTAAATGTGAAGTTAATGAGGTATTGCGAAGTATTAGTACAAGGTGGAAAATGCAGATTTTGCATAGTATTGCCAGAGATACACGCCAGTTTAGCCTGCTCAAAAATGCTTTTCCTTCTTTATCAGATCAGATGTTGGGTAAGCGGCTTTCGGAGTTGGTTGCAGACCAGTTGATTGATAAAGTTGTTGTAGAGGAAAAAGCACCTATGAAGATTATATATACTCCAACCGTAAAGGGCATGGAGCTATTGCAGATAATTGATGATTTACACCATTGGGGGCTTAAATGGTAA
- a CDS encoding glycoside hydrolase family 97 protein has product MKKLILIACLWGSLTIAKAQQLKSPDGKLTMTFVLESGGKPSYSLIYKNKDVIKPSKLGLELKDDKNSLLSDFTVADTKTSSFDESWKPVWGEVKTIRNHYNELAVTLNQKETNRVMIIRFRMFDEGLGFRYEFPAQKNLTYFVIKEEKTQFAMAGDHTAFWIAGDYDTQEYDYTTSKLSEIRELAAKNRTENLSQTSFSPTGVQTSLMMKTSNGLYINLHEAALINYACMHLNLDDKNMIFESWLTPDVKGDKGYMQAPANSPWRTVMVSDDARDILASKMTYNLNDPDKIEDTSWIKPIKYVGVWWEMITGKSTWAYTDEYPSVQLGITDYSKAKPNGKHGANTANVKRYIDFAAKNGFGGILVEGWNEGWEDWYGHSKDYVFDFVTPYPDFNVSEIRDYAKSKGVKMIMHHETSGSVRNYERHIDTAYKYMKANGYDAVKSGYVGNILPRGENHYSQWIVNHYQYAVEKAAQYKIMVNAHEAVRPTGIARTYPNLIGNESARGTEYQAFGGSKPNHVTVLPFTRLIGGPMDYTPGIFEMDISKLNPGNHSHVNSTIANQLALYLTMYSPLQMAADLPENYERFPDAFQFIKDVAVDWDDSKYLEAEPGQYVTVARMAKGTGQWFAGSVNGDNPRVSNISFSFLAPGKTYEATIYADAKDAHYKTNPQAYTIRKVLVTNKSKLAQFCAPGGGYAISFKIADQTTTKGLKKL; this is encoded by the coding sequence ATGAAGAAGCTAATTTTAATAGCGTGTTTATGGGGCAGTTTAACTATTGCCAAAGCCCAGCAACTGAAGTCTCCGGATGGAAAACTGACGATGACTTTTGTACTGGAAAGCGGTGGTAAGCCGAGTTACAGCCTGATTTATAAAAATAAAGATGTAATTAAGCCAAGTAAACTCGGACTGGAACTTAAAGATGATAAAAACTCTTTGCTTTCAGACTTTACTGTAGCCGATACTAAAACTTCCTCTTTTGATGAAAGCTGGAAACCAGTTTGGGGGGAAGTGAAAACTATCCGTAACCACTATAATGAATTAGCAGTTACTTTGAATCAGAAAGAAACTAACAGAGTCATGATTATCCGTTTCAGAATGTTTGATGAAGGTTTGGGATTCCGTTATGAATTTCCGGCACAGAAAAACCTGACTTATTTTGTAATCAAAGAAGAGAAAACCCAGTTTGCAATGGCAGGTGATCATACTGCATTCTGGATCGCTGGAGATTATGATACCCAAGAATATGATTATACGACTTCAAAACTTTCTGAAATAAGAGAACTGGCTGCAAAAAACAGAACAGAAAATCTTTCTCAGACTTCTTTTTCTCCAACTGGTGTTCAGACTTCTTTAATGATGAAAACCAGCAATGGATTATATATCAATTTACATGAAGCTGCGTTGATCAATTATGCGTGTATGCACCTGAATCTGGATGATAAAAACATGATTTTTGAATCGTGGCTTACACCAGATGTTAAAGGAGATAAAGGATATATGCAGGCACCAGCTAATTCGCCATGGCGGACAGTTATGGTAAGTGATGATGCCCGTGATATTCTGGCTTCAAAAATGACTTATAACCTGAATGATCCGGATAAGATAGAAGATACTTCATGGATTAAACCAATCAAATATGTTGGTGTATGGTGGGAAATGATTACCGGAAAGTCTACATGGGCTTATACAGATGAGTATCCTTCAGTACAACTTGGCATTACTGATTATTCAAAAGCTAAACCAAATGGCAAACATGGTGCAAACACGGCTAATGTAAAAAGATACATTGATTTTGCTGCTAAAAATGGTTTTGGTGGTATACTGGTTGAAGGCTGGAATGAAGGTTGGGAAGACTGGTACGGTCACTCAAAGGATTATGTATTTGACTTTGTTACCCCTTATCCTGACTTTAATGTTTCTGAAATAAGAGACTACGCGAAATCTAAAGGTGTAAAAATGATTATGCATCATGAAACTTCAGGTTCAGTGCGCAATTATGAACGTCACATTGATACGGCTTATAAATATATGAAAGCCAATGGTTACGACGCAGTTAAAAGTGGTTATGTAGGTAATATCCTGCCAAGAGGCGAAAATCATTATAGCCAGTGGATTGTAAACCATTATCAATATGCAGTGGAAAAAGCTGCTCAATATAAGATCATGGTTAATGCGCACGAAGCGGTACGCCCAACAGGTATTGCACGTACTTATCCTAACCTGATTGGCAATGAATCTGCAAGAGGTACAGAATACCAGGCTTTTGGAGGATCTAAACCAAATCATGTTACTGTACTTCCATTTACACGTTTAATTGGTGGGCCAATGGATTATACACCAGGGATTTTTGAGATGGACATCAGCAAACTTAACCCAGGTAATCATTCTCATGTAAACAGTACGATTGCGAATCAGCTTGCACTTTATTTAACCATGTACAGTCCGTTGCAGATGGCAGCTGATTTACCTGAGAATTATGAAAGGTTTCCCGATGCTTTTCAGTTTATTAAGGATGTAGCAGTGGATTGGGACGATAGTAAATATCTGGAAGCAGAACCCGGCCAGTATGTAACTGTTGCACGTATGGCAAAGGGAACAGGGCAATGGTTTGCAGGAAGTGTAAATGGTGATAATCCACGTGTATCCAACATCTCTTTCAGCTTCTTGGCACCCGGTAAAACATATGAGGCTACTATTTATGCTGATGCAAAAGACGCACACTATAAGACGAATCCTCAGGCTTATACTATCCGTAAGGTCTTGGTAACCAATAAATCAAAGCTGGCTCAGTTTTGTGCTCCGGGTGGTGGTTATGCGATCAGCTTTAAAATAGCGGATCAGACAACCACTAAAGGATTGAAAAAACTATAG
- a CDS encoding FAD-dependent oxidoreductase: MERLKKTQVLILGGGITGLAAALYLAQQGVDFILIEKHKGTSIYPRARTIDVRTMELFRGLGINEDLREGGKALAPAWGIIRGNNLVEALENPVGKITPQQLMEAQKEIKSFAENSPETVCRCTQDISEAILCETAKEQGLALCFYHEMLSFEPHENEVAVLVKDRITGEEYTILADYMIAADGANSIVRKQLGIQVSGNGSWTDLLNIYFEADLEHLVKGREFSQFLINTPEITGFLLTINNKDKWAFHLRFHPENGETIADYPEEKLIAILQDILGIPDLKISILKALPWQLTVTIADQMRVNRVFLAGDAAHTMTPYAGKGANAGIQDVQNLAWKLAAVLSHEADDALLGTYDKERQPVGAYYATLSGELADKNGLINDQLMVTKAKDLMGLPDYGYESAAVKRAANLPFTYFIGEPGTRIPHLWLNELHTISSLDWVKGQFVVIANSGEGWQAEFDQLHQQFNINIELVTLNDETILEKWKQLTHTKYDEALLIRPDDFVAAKLTAGNLLSVMQSILNK; this comes from the coding sequence ATGGAACGATTAAAGAAAACGCAGGTATTAATTTTAGGTGGTGGGATTACCGGACTTGCTGCTGCACTCTATTTAGCGCAACAGGGGGTTGATTTTATCCTGATAGAAAAACACAAAGGTACTTCGATCTATCCAAGAGCGAGAACTATTGATGTGAGGACGATGGAGTTATTCAGAGGACTGGGCATCAATGAAGACCTGCGTGAAGGCGGAAAAGCATTGGCGCCGGCCTGGGGCATTATCCGCGGTAACAACCTGGTGGAGGCACTGGAAAATCCGGTGGGAAAAATTACGCCGCAACAGCTAATGGAAGCTCAAAAAGAGATAAAATCCTTCGCAGAAAACTCCCCTGAAACTGTGTGTCGCTGTACACAGGATATTAGCGAAGCTATCCTGTGTGAAACTGCAAAAGAGCAAGGCTTAGCACTTTGTTTTTATCACGAGATGCTATCTTTCGAACCACATGAAAATGAAGTAGCAGTTTTAGTGAAAGACAGAATAACTGGAGAAGAATATACAATTTTGGCAGATTATATGATTGCAGCAGATGGCGCGAACAGTATAGTAAGAAAACAACTGGGTATCCAGGTATCCGGCAATGGTTCCTGGACGGATTTGCTGAATATCTATTTTGAAGCTGATTTAGAGCATTTAGTGAAAGGGCGGGAGTTTAGCCAGTTTCTGATCAATACACCAGAAATAACGGGTTTTCTTCTGACCATTAACAATAAAGATAAGTGGGCATTTCATTTACGTTTCCATCCTGAAAATGGAGAGACCATAGCTGATTATCCAGAAGAAAAACTGATTGCAATTCTTCAGGATATCCTGGGTATTCCGGATCTGAAGATTTCTATACTTAAAGCTTTGCCATGGCAGCTTACTGTAACAATTGCTGACCAGATGCGTGTCAATAGAGTTTTTCTTGCAGGAGATGCTGCACATACTATGACGCCTTATGCAGGCAAAGGTGCAAATGCAGGTATTCAGGATGTGCAGAATCTGGCCTGGAAACTGGCAGCAGTTTTGAGTCATGAGGCAGATGACGCTTTATTGGGTACTTACGATAAGGAACGTCAGCCTGTAGGGGCTTATTATGCGACGCTTTCGGGTGAGCTGGCGGATAAAAATGGGTTGATAAATGATCAGCTGATGGTTACCAAAGCTAAAGATCTGATGGGTTTACCAGATTACGGATATGAGTCGGCAGCCGTTAAAAGAGCAGCTAATTTACCTTTTACCTATTTTATTGGAGAACCAGGAACGCGGATCCCGCACTTATGGCTCAATGAATTACATACCATATCGTCACTTGACTGGGTAAAAGGGCAGTTTGTTGTCATAGCTAATAGCGGCGAAGGCTGGCAAGCTGAATTTGATCAGCTACACCAGCAGTTCAACATCAATATTGAATTAGTTACATTGAACGACGAAACCATATTGGAAAAATGGAAGCAACTTACCCATACAAAGTACGATGAGGCATTATTAATCAGACCTGATGATTTTGTCGCGGCAAAATTAACAGCAGGTAATTTGCTGAGTGTGATGCAGTCAATTTTAAATAAATAG
- a CDS encoding YciI family protein, whose amino-acid sequence MKEFLLIFRLNNASNVKPSPEQIQERMNWLAGIAAQNKLADKGNTLSTVNARTVKPGNVVTDGPYAEIKEFISGYIIVKTETIDEAVEFAKGNPIFKTGGSIEVREVL is encoded by the coding sequence ATGAAAGAATTCTTATTAATCTTCAGGCTGAATAATGCTTCTAATGTAAAGCCATCACCTGAACAAATCCAGGAAAGAATGAACTGGCTGGCTGGTATTGCTGCTCAAAACAAACTGGCTGACAAAGGCAATACCTTATCTACGGTAAATGCCAGAACAGTGAAGCCCGGCAACGTAGTAACCGATGGCCCCTATGCGGAAATCAAAGAATTTATCAGTGGTTATATCATCGTAAAAACAGAGACTATTGATGAAGCAGTGGAGTTTGCAAAAGGTAATCCCATCTTCAAAACGGGTGGTAGTATAGAAGTAAGAGAAGTACTGTAA
- a CDS encoding alpha/beta hydrolase, translated as MKIKLIHLKSFYLLLISVIFAFQTSAQPMKDPPAFVLVHGAFHGSWCWQKVSKQLRADGDLVYTPTLSGLGEHQNTLNSKVDLNTHITDIVNLILAEDLHNVILVGHSYAGAVIAGVADLIPERLSKLVFLDAMLMKNGQSALDVSPKDIRENFIKSAMQFDKGLSLPFLSAEFFGITDAHDVTWVNERLTNQPFRTFTQPLVLKHPYGNQLPLTYIACTNPELRAIKPFAEETKTSKDWKYLELKTGHDAMITMPAELARMLESLK; from the coding sequence ATGAAAATAAAATTAATTCATCTTAAGTCATTTTACCTCCTGCTAATTTCCGTCATTTTCGCTTTCCAGACCAGTGCCCAACCGATGAAAGATCCACCCGCTTTTGTACTGGTACACGGTGCATTTCATGGAAGCTGGTGCTGGCAAAAAGTGAGTAAACAACTACGCGCTGATGGAGATCTTGTTTATACCCCAACATTGAGCGGACTTGGAGAACATCAAAATACTTTGAATAGCAAGGTTGATCTGAATACCCATATTACAGATATTGTCAATCTGATCCTGGCAGAAGACCTCCACAATGTCATTCTGGTAGGTCATAGTTATGCCGGCGCTGTTATTGCAGGTGTCGCAGATCTTATTCCGGAAAGATTGTCAAAACTAGTGTTTCTTGATGCCATGCTCATGAAAAATGGACAAAGCGCACTGGACGTGAGCCCGAAAGATATCCGGGAGAACTTTATAAAGTCCGCTATGCAATTTGACAAAGGGTTAAGTCTTCCATTTTTGTCGGCTGAGTTTTTTGGAATAACCGATGCACATGATGTTACATGGGTAAATGAACGCCTAACAAATCAACCTTTTAGAACTTTCACGCAGCCCTTAGTACTCAAACATCCTTATGGAAATCAGCTGCCACTTACTTATATTGCCTGTACAAATCCTGAACTCCGCGCTATCAAGCCATTTGCAGAAGAGACAAAAACCAGTAAGGATTGGAAGTACCTGGAGCTGAAAACAGGACACGATGCTATGATCACTATGCCGGCTGAACTTGCCCGAATGTTGGAATCGTTGAAATAG
- a CDS encoding RNA polymerase sigma factor has translation MSVTRNQALIPQLFRLEYTRMTAVLCRHFGLGNIVVAEDIVSETFLKATEVWDLNGLPENPVAWLYAVAKNKTKDYLKRHAIFEAQVKREIKHEELEADPDFNEESISDSQLAMIFAVCNPGNSTEAQICLALQILCGFSIEEIADAFLSKKETIKKRLLRAKNVLRQDNFQIRTLKQDSISSRLDTVLRTLYLLFNEGYFSKSNNQPIRKELCSEAIRLTLFLTENEWTNTPQTNALLALMCFQSSRLAARANDSGETILYEHQDKSLWSQELIDKGNYYLVNACSGTEISKYHLEAGIAYWHTSPTDQHKWEHILQLYNQLILIEYSPVTALNRTFALARVYGNERGIQEVEKLKLTGHSEYYALLAYLHKDTAAAKAIDYYQKAITLTKSLPEKETLNREMEKLNKKKSDENEH, from the coding sequence ATGTCAGTAACTAGAAATCAAGCGCTTATTCCTCAGCTATTCAGGTTAGAATATACCAGGATGACAGCAGTATTATGCCGCCATTTTGGATTGGGAAACATAGTGGTTGCGGAAGACATTGTGAGTGAAACATTTCTAAAAGCAACTGAGGTCTGGGATTTGAATGGTCTGCCCGAAAATCCAGTAGCCTGGCTCTATGCTGTTGCTAAAAACAAAACTAAGGATTACCTGAAAAGACATGCGATCTTTGAAGCGCAGGTAAAAAGAGAAATTAAGCATGAAGAGTTGGAGGCCGATCCGGACTTTAATGAAGAAAGTATTTCGGACAGCCAGCTAGCGATGATTTTCGCAGTTTGCAATCCGGGAAATTCTACCGAAGCACAAATCTGCCTGGCGCTTCAAATTCTTTGCGGATTCAGTATAGAGGAAATTGCAGATGCCTTTCTCAGCAAAAAAGAAACGATCAAGAAACGGTTACTCAGAGCAAAAAATGTACTTCGCCAGGATAATTTTCAAATCAGAACATTAAAACAAGATAGTATTTCTTCCAGACTTGATACTGTTTTAAGAACCTTGTATCTTTTGTTTAATGAAGGTTATTTCTCTAAGTCCAACAACCAGCCCATTAGAAAAGAGCTTTGTTCAGAAGCGATCAGACTTACCCTCTTTTTGACAGAAAACGAATGGACAAATACCCCTCAGACTAATGCGTTACTTGCATTAATGTGTTTTCAGAGTTCCAGGTTAGCAGCAAGAGCCAATGATTCAGGAGAGACTATTTTGTATGAGCATCAGGATAAAAGTTTATGGAGCCAGGAGCTGATTGACAAAGGGAATTATTACCTGGTGAATGCTTGTTCAGGAACGGAAATCTCAAAATACCATTTAGAGGCCGGCATCGCTTATTGGCATACCAGCCCTACAGATCAGCATAAATGGGAACACATTTTACAATTATACAATCAGCTTATCCTGATAGAATATTCTCCGGTAACCGCACTGAACAGAACCTTTGCACTCGCCAGAGTTTATGGAAATGAAAGAGGTATACAAGAAGTTGAAAAGTTAAAACTTACAGGCCATAGTGAATATTATGCTTTACTCGCCTACTTGCATAAAGATACCGCAGCAGCTAAGGCAATTGATTACTATCAAAAGGCGATTACCCTAACAAAATCTCTCCCTGAAAAAGAAACCCTAAATAGAGAGATGGAAAAACTTAATAAGAAAAAATCAGACGAAAATGAACACTGA
- a CDS encoding NADH:flavin oxidoreductase — protein sequence MNTESLFRPFRLKSLNTRNRFVMSPMTRSFSPAGIPTADVANYYKKRAEGEVGLIISEGTIIDRPSAGNEPDVPDFYKDDSLAGWQQVIDGVLQAGGQMAPQLWHIGIQENHHSGWLPPAPFEGPSTRGNGKAMTDSDIADTITAFGCAAAHAKRMGFNSVEIQGAHGYLIDQFFWENTNKRSDFFGGKTLAERSRFAIEVTKEVRQKVGEDFALMIRLSQWRFSDFHSKLAKNPQELASWLTPLADAGIDIFHCSTRRFWEPEFAGSNLNLAGWAKKLTGKATITVGSVGLDNDVTTIFTGENSSPTSIDELIRRMDTNEFDLVAVGRSILADPYWVQKVKEDRMNEFQGFNKEALNSLV from the coding sequence ATGAACACTGAAAGTTTATTCAGGCCTTTCCGCCTGAAATCATTAAATACAAGAAACCGTTTTGTAATGTCACCAATGACAAGGTCATTTTCTCCTGCCGGGATTCCAACAGCCGATGTTGCAAATTATTATAAAAAAAGAGCTGAAGGAGAAGTAGGCTTAATTATCTCTGAAGGAACGATAATTGACCGTCCATCTGCCGGAAATGAACCTGATGTGCCTGATTTTTATAAGGATGATTCACTGGCAGGATGGCAGCAGGTTATTGACGGAGTACTCCAGGCCGGCGGACAAATGGCACCGCAACTATGGCACATAGGAATCCAGGAAAATCATCATTCCGGATGGCTGCCTCCCGCCCCATTTGAAGGGCCTTCAACACGAGGCAATGGAAAAGCAATGACCGATAGTGACATTGCAGATACGATTACTGCTTTTGGGTGTGCCGCAGCGCATGCAAAAAGAATGGGGTTTAATAGCGTGGAGATCCAGGGAGCGCATGGCTATTTGATAGATCAGTTTTTTTGGGAAAACACCAATAAAAGAAGTGATTTTTTTGGCGGAAAAACTTTAGCAGAGCGAAGTCGTTTTGCCATAGAAGTAACAAAAGAAGTTCGTCAAAAGGTTGGAGAAGATTTTGCACTGATGATCCGCTTATCACAATGGCGGTTCAGTGATTTCCACAGCAAGCTGGCTAAAAATCCGCAGGAGTTAGCCTCCTGGTTAACCCCACTGGCAGATGCAGGCATCGATATTTTCCATTGTTCGACCCGCCGGTTTTGGGAGCCTGAGTTTGCGGGATCAAATCTCAACCTGGCAGGATGGGCAAAAAAACTAACTGGAAAAGCCACAATTACAGTTGGTTCGGTGGGTTTGGATAATGACGTTACAACAATCTTTACAGGCGAAAATTCATCGCCAACCTCTATTGATGAACTCATCCGAAGAATGGATACTAATGAATTTGATCTGGTAGCAGTTGGCAGATCTATCTTAGCAGACCCTTACTGGGTCCAAAAAGTGAAGGAAGACCGGATGAATGAATTCCAGGGATTTAATAAAGAAGCGTTGAACAGCCTGGTATAA
- a CDS encoding AraC family transcriptional regulator, with product MKSIVKGGILKDPTKEIGDKLENGVTYIPPNMGTGYIKGFIINPELRILVRQYELKEEWVLDRGIGNEENKFVVIAFHHIYQSKEELKKWLLQPSSGTKSLPSVQVATTDFNIENLPANKKINSIIITISTAYLKELLKPKMGNTLLQLITSGNQPFLFEEIISPQIQEVGADIVTANPATELQDLYYKIKAEELIYLLFAELLKRQDTTLQTLNAADVKRVYQIKDSILLDIDTPPVLAELVRLSGMSESKLKRLFKQIFGNSIYSYYQSFRMKKAAYLIKEENLSVSEVGYRLGFSNLSHFTRLFEAHMGVKPKKYSSSK from the coding sequence ATGAAGTCAATTGTAAAAGGTGGAATTTTAAAAGATCCGACAAAGGAAATCGGAGATAAACTGGAAAATGGGGTGACTTATATTCCTCCAAATATGGGCACCGGGTATATTAAGGGCTTTATCATCAATCCTGAATTACGGATTCTGGTACGGCAATACGAGTTAAAAGAAGAATGGGTACTGGACAGAGGAATCGGTAATGAAGAAAACAAATTTGTGGTGATTGCTTTTCACCATATTTATCAGTCAAAAGAAGAGTTGAAAAAATGGTTGTTACAACCATCTTCAGGCACAAAATCATTACCCTCGGTACAAGTTGCAACTACCGATTTTAATATTGAAAATCTCCCCGCTAACAAAAAAATCAATTCAATAATTATCACAATAAGTACAGCTTATTTAAAAGAATTACTGAAACCAAAAATGGGAAATACACTTTTGCAGCTCATCACCTCAGGTAATCAGCCTTTTTTATTTGAGGAAATAATTTCACCACAAATACAAGAAGTTGGGGCTGATATTGTCACCGCAAATCCTGCAACAGAATTACAGGATCTTTATTACAAAATAAAAGCTGAAGAACTTATTTATTTATTGTTTGCAGAGTTATTGAAAAGACAAGACACTACGCTGCAAACTCTAAATGCCGCCGATGTCAAAAGGGTATACCAGATCAAGGATAGCATTCTTTTGGATATTGATACCCCTCCTGTACTTGCTGAACTTGTCAGACTTTCAGGCATGAGTGAATCTAAATTAAAGCGGCTTTTTAAACAGATTTTCGGAAATAGTATTTACAGCTATTACCAAAGTTTCAGAATGAAAAAGGCAGCCTATCTGATTAAAGAAGAAAATTTGTCCGTTTCGGAGGTTGGTTATCGTTTAGGTTTTTCAAACCTTAGCCACTTCACAAGATTGTTTGAAGCGCATATGGGCGTAAAACCGAAGAAGTATTCTTCCAGTAAATAA